Part of the Desulfonatronum sp. SC1 genome is shown below.
GCGGATTCAGGTCCGCCTGGTCCATGGCGTGACCGGCAGCGGCAAGACCTTGCTGTATCTGCGGTTGGCTCGGACCGCCATGGCCCAGGGGAGGAGCGTGCTGCTGCTGGCTCCGGAGGTGGCCTTGTCCGCCCAGCTTTGGAACGAAGTGAATCGGTTTTTTCCCGGAACACCCCGGCACTGGTATCACGGTTCGCTTTCCGCCGGGGTCAGGCTGGGGGTGTTTCGTGCTCTGCGTCACCAGGCCACACCCCAGATCGTGGTGGGCACCCGGTCCGCCTTGTTTTTGCCCTTCGCCAACTTGGGGCTGATCGTCATGGATGAAGAACACGACGCCTCTTACAAGCAGGATGAGGGATTCACGTACCAAGCCAAGGAAGTGGCCTACTTCCGGATCAAGCAGCACGGCGGCTTGCTGCTGCTGGGTTCGGCCACACCGGATATCAAGACCTTTCACGCCGCGGATCAGAGCGAAATCAGTCGCGTCACGCTGCGTCACCGCGTAAGCCACAAGCCGTTGCCCGAAATCCAACTTGTGGACATGCGCCCGGAATCGCGTTCCGCCCCGCTTTCCCAGGTCTGTCGATCCGAGTTGGAGGGCGTGCTCCAGCGCGGAGAGCAGGCAATGTTTTTGCTCAACCGTCGCGGCTTCGCGCCGCTGGTTTCTTGCCTGGACTGCGGCACGGCTCCCAAGTGTCCGCGCTGCGAAGTGGGGCTGACCTATCACAAAGGGTGGGAGCGCCTGTTGTGCCACTATTGTGGCTTTGCCCAGCCATTTCCCTTAGGGTGCGGTCAGTGCGGCGGGACTCGATTTCTGCCCATGGGCGAGGGGACCGAGGGGCTGGAAGAGTACCTGGAGAACCTTGGGGCCTCGGGGCTGGGAATTGTTCGCCTGGACCGGGACAGCACCCGACGCAAGGGCAGCCTGGACCATATCCTCAAGGCCTTTGGACAGGGCCGGGCCCAGGTGATGGTCGGGACCCAGATGCTCAGCAAGGGCCATCATTTCCCAAATGTGACCTTGGTCGTGGCCGTGGACGGGGACGTGGGGCTGAACCTTCCGGACTACCGGGCCGCGGAAAAGACCTTTCAGTTGCTGGTCCAACTGGCAGGTCGGGCCGGACGGGGAGATCGGCCGGGCCGGGTGTTGATTCAGACCCGCAATCCAGACCATCCCTGTTGGGAGCACATTCGGACCGGCGACTATGAGGGGTTTTTCGCTCAGGAACTGGAGCGTCGCCGGAAATTCGCCTACCCGCCTTTCGTGAAGCTGGCAATGATCCGGTTGAGCTATCCCCGTGAATGGGAGGAAGGCGCGGCCCTGGTGGCCACGGCCGGCGACCATCTGCGTCGGGAAGGCGTTCGTCTGGGTCTCCGGGTCCTCGGCCCCGCACCGGCCCCCCTTGGGTTGCTCAACGGCCGCAAACGCTTCCAGTGCCTGCTCAAGGCCATGACCTGGCAAAATCTGCGCGAAGCCTTCACGGCCATGCGCACTGCTCTTCCGGCTTCCTCCCCCCTGCGCGTGGCCTTGGACCTGGATCCGGTGAACATGCTGTGAGTCGCCGCGCTTCCAAACTACTGTGTCGTCCGGAACGGATGGACTTGTTTCCGCGGCTGCTTCGGGCTATCGATTTTGCCGGGAGCACGGTTACTTCCGGCTGGGACATGATTTTTGTTGAAATGAACGTAATTGCTCAATAAGACCGGGCGGCCTTCCACGGAATTTCATGCTGCCTGGATACCGGCCTGCGCCGGTATGACGGAATGGAATGTCACGCTAACGAGTTCTCTCGGTTGTTACCCCGGCGCAAGCCGGGGGCCAGGTGTTATTCCTGGTTCAATTGCCCAGAGTTATTGAGCAGTTACAAATGAGCAAAACAAAATAAAGGGTAGCGGATAATGGGCGACTGGATGACACATCGTCGGCAGGTTTTGGAGAAGGCGCGACGTGTATTGATCAAGGTCGGCAGTGCCGTACTGACCTCTGACCAAGGGCTGGACCTGCGAGTGGTTTCGCGGCTGGCCGATCAAATGTCGTCCCTGCATGATCGGGGACTGGATTTGATCTTGGTTTCCTCCGGGGCCGTGGCCGCTGGTAGGCGGGTGATTTCCCGCTTGTGCCTGGACGGCCATTTGCCCGAGAAACAGGCCGCCGCGGCAATAGGGCAAAGCCGGTTGATGCACGCGTATGATGAGGCCTTCGAACGATTCGGGAAGGTCACAGCCCAAATTTTGCTGACCAAAGACGACTTGCAAAGCCGGACGCGGTTTCTGAACGCTCGACATACGTTTCAGACTCTGTTGGCTTGGCGAGCCATTCCCATAGTGAATGAAAACGACTCCGTAGCCGTTCAAGAACTGAAATTCGGAGACAATGACAGCTTGGCCAGCTTGCTGCTGAACATGGTCGAAGCGGATTTGTTCGTCAATCTGACCTCAGCGCTGGGTGTTTTCGACGACAATCCGGATGTAAACCCCGCAGCACGATGCATTGAATGCATTCCGGACATCCAGGCCCTGGAACCCTCGGCATTGTGCCGTGGGAAGACCGGGGCAGGCTCCGGAGGAATGTACAGCAAGCTTCTGGCTGCCAAACGGGCGGCGCAACTGGGCGTGCCGACCCTGATCGTTTCGGGAAAAGAAAAATTTTCCCTGGAAAAGGTTTTTGATGGTGAAATGCTGGGAACCTGGGTGATGCCCCAGGAGAAAGGCATCTCCCGGCGCAAGTTCTGGATGGCCTACAATCAGGAACCGGATGGAGATGTCTGGGTGGATTTGGGGGCGGCGAACGCCTTGCG
Proteins encoded:
- the priA gene encoding primosomal protein N', which translates into the protein MSHAWSVALCSPPYRVFTYATPDCLPPEAWAAGQRVMVPVGKRTRLGVIMEPSRDGDGGGRALKPMVWPLDQELLLTEAVLDLVRHLAKRQMVPEGLVLSSILPKALRSGQPRFTLVDGPTTRRWTLEEMARLSGGEAARLGRAWMEGRLRLEQNQRKGDDDVLYALLRDPPWGLRPRAKRQQAVLDFLFVHGSASLRGIAHGVVLAQNQSFAVHHGLEGDPDVGPDGAQVPCSGEADRNRSGGNGASVRETKQGLKQVLGDLVRKGLVQALPVLPGECDQERGAQTSPPVSPQAFFDTLPVQHIDPPHSSPMEAPCLEARTLTDEQAEALAALEGDLRQILDLESKTIPDTHDAAPGRIQVRLVHGVTGSGKTLLYLRLARTAMAQGRSVLLLAPEVALSAQLWNEVNRFFPGTPRHWYHGSLSAGVRLGVFRALRHQATPQIVVGTRSALFLPFANLGLIVMDEEHDASYKQDEGFTYQAKEVAYFRIKQHGGLLLLGSATPDIKTFHAADQSEISRVTLRHRVSHKPLPEIQLVDMRPESRSAPLSQVCRSELEGVLQRGEQAMFLLNRRGFAPLVSCLDCGTAPKCPRCEVGLTYHKGWERLLCHYCGFAQPFPLGCGQCGGTRFLPMGEGTEGLEEYLENLGASGLGIVRLDRDSTRRKGSLDHILKAFGQGRAQVMVGTQMLSKGHHFPNVTLVVAVDGDVGLNLPDYRAAEKTFQLLVQLAGRAGRGDRPGRVLIQTRNPDHPCWEHIRTGDYEGFFAQELERRRKFAYPPFVKLAMIRLSYPREWEEGAALVATAGDHLRREGVRLGLRVLGPAPAPLGLLNGRKRFQCLLKAMTWQNLREAFTAMRTALPASSPLRVALDLDPVNML
- the proB gene encoding glutamate 5-kinase, with protein sequence MTHRRQVLEKARRVLIKVGSAVLTSDQGLDLRVVSRLADQMSSLHDRGLDLILVSSGAVAAGRRVISRLCLDGHLPEKQAAAAIGQSRLMHAYDEAFERFGKVTAQILLTKDDLQSRTRFLNARHTFQTLLAWRAIPIVNENDSVAVQELKFGDNDSLASLLLNMVEADLFVNLTSALGVFDDNPDVNPAARCIECIPDIQALEPSALCRGKTGAGSGGMYSKLLAAKRAAQLGVPTLIVSGKEKFSLEKVFDGEMLGTWVMPQEKGISRRKFWMAYNQEPDGDVWVDLGAANALRQGGKSLLPAGINHIEGNFGAGALVRIMDSEGQALGVGLSNYKAAELRRIMGRKSAEIAGVLGQCPYSEAVHRDNMLMNVAG